One stretch of Juglans microcarpa x Juglans regia isolate MS1-56 chromosome 3D, Jm3101_v1.0, whole genome shotgun sequence DNA includes these proteins:
- the LOC121254631 gene encoding uncharacterized protein LOC121254631, with product MDSNNKLELINIAIQRVITEKKIKPISSTSDGLVEDDLDDHLLLSRLLSQLESLKGDNALKEPEALTEVEEVNSSPAVGIVDVNMGNARQVDRGGIEIGAEEIVKELKKVKRQNFVTHCLLSAMIILTVAWQLSEVTLILKVKEGLSNPFRSVGSLLARMLKGPATNGQDTEKLSSPAKKPPSEALSLPDLGLNGSKYK from the exons ATGGATTCAAACAACAAACTGGAGCTAATAAACATCGCGATCCAGAGAGTTATAACGGAGAAGAAGATCAAACCAATCAGCAGTACCAGCGATGGCCTCGTGGAAGACGACCTCGATGATCACCTTCTCCTCTCCAGATTGCTCTCTCAG TTGGAATCATTGAAAGGAGATAATGCACTTAAGGAACCTGAAGCTTTAACTGAGGTGGAGGAGGTGAATTCTTCTCCAGCAGTTGGTATTGTGGACGTAAATATGGGGAATGCCCGTCAGGTCGACCGTGGTGGCATTGAGATCGGGGCAGAAGAGATAGTGAAGGAGCTGAAGAAGGTGAAGAGGCAGAATTTTGTAACTCATTGCCTTCTTTCGGCCATGATTATACTGACCGTTGCTTGGCAATTATCCGAAGTCACCTTAATTTTGAAAGTCAAAGAAGGACTAAGCAACCCATTTAGATCCGTTGGAAGTTTACTCGCAAGGATGCTGAAAGGCCCTGCTACAAATGGTCAAGACACAGAAAAACTGTCCTCGCCGGCCAAAAAACCACCTAGTGAAGCCCTTTCACTCCCAGATTTAGGTTTAAATGgttcaaaatataaatga
- the LOC121255715 gene encoding nuclear transport factor 2B-like → MDPDQLAKAFVEHYYTTFDANRAGLASLYQDESMLTFEGQKTQGSQNIVAKLTTLPFQLCQHSITTVDCQPSGPVGGMLVFVSGNLQLAGEQHALKFSQMFHLMPTPQGSFYVLNDIFRLNYA, encoded by the exons ATGGATCCAGACCAGTTGGCGAAGGCATTCGTGGAGCACTACTACACGACATTCGATGCGAACCGTGCGGGGCTGGCGAGCCTTTACCAGGACGAGTCGATGCTGACCTTTGAGGGCCAGAAGACCCAAGGCTCCCAGAACATCGTCGCCAAGCTCACCACCCTCCCCTTCCAGCTGTGCCAGCACAGTATCACCACCGTCGATTGCCAGCCCTCCGGCCCCGTTGGCGGGATGCTCGTCTTCGTCAGCGGTAACCTCCAGCTCGCTGGCGAACAGCATGCCCTCAAGTTCAGCCAG ATGTTCCATTTGATGCCAACGCCACAAGGAAGCTTTTATGTGTTGAATGACATATTCCGTTTGAACTATGCATGA
- the LOC121254046 gene encoding histidine kinase 3, whose protein sequence is MSFLHVVGFGLKVGHLLLMLCCWIVSVISMNWFINSAIMDTKTGLLGDSDKMWLKWWEKISGKSWKIQHHYFQYIGSKRVTKAWWRKLLITWVLGWTVVSLWIFCYMRLQVTEKRKETLASMCDERARMLQDQFNVSMNHIQAMSIMISTFHHGKNPSAIDQRTFARYTERTAFERPITSGVAYAVRVLHSEREQFEKQQGWTIKRMDTLEQNPVHEDDYAPEALEPSPVREEYAPVIFAQDTISHVVSLDVLSGKEDRENVLRARASGKGVLTAPFRLVKTNRLGVILTFAVYKTDLSSNVTPKERIQATDGYLGGVFDIESLVEKLLQQLASKQTILVNVYDTTNHSHPISMYGSDVSDDGLQHVSTLNFGDPIRKHEMHCRFKQKPPWPWLAITTSIGILVIALLVGYIFHATVNRIAKVEDDYHQMMELKKRAEAADVAKSQFLATVSHEIRTPMNGVLGMLDMLMDTVLDVTQQDYVGTAQASGKALVSLINEVLDQAKIQSGRLELEAVRFDPRAILDDVLSLFSGKSQEKGVELAVYISDQVPEMLIGDPGRFRQIITNLMGNSIKFTEKGHIFVTVHLVEEVIGSIDVETESSSKNTLSGFPVADRRRSWEGFKTFSREGSTCPLSLSSSDLINLIVSVEDTGVGIPLEAHSRVFTPFMQVGPSISRTHGGTGIGLSISKCLVGLMSGEIGFVSIPKTGSTFTFTAVFTNGCSNPNEYKSQQIDKKSNPASSELQGMTALVVDHRPVRAKVSRYHIQRLGARVEVVSDLNQVLPNVSGGKTVTNMILVEQEIWDRDSGILALFTNNLKNFDRGIPPKLFLLTNSIGSSRTNATTSSVYTPLIIMKPLRTSQLSASLQRAMGVGNKGNPRNGELPGLSLCNLLLGRKILIVDDNNVNLKVAAGALKKYGADVVCADSGKKAISLLKPPHQFDACFMDVQMPEMDGFEATRKIRYMEHSINNRIQHGELSVEGYANISNWHVPILAMTADVIQATHEESLKCGMDGYVSKPFEAQQLYREVSRFL, encoded by the exons ATGAGTTTTCTTCACGTAGTTGGGTTTGGTCTAAAGGTGGGGCATCTGCTTTTGATGCTATGTTGCTGGATTGTGTCTGTAATTTCCATGAACTGGTTCATAAATAGTGCAATAATGGACACTAAGACTGGTTTGCTTGGGGATAGTGACAAGATGTGGCTCAAATGGTGGGAGAAGATCTCAGGGAAAAGTTGGAAGATTCAGCATCACTACTTCCAGTATATTGGGTCCAAGAGAGTCACGAAAGCATGGTGGAGAAAGCTTTTGATTACATGGGTACTTGGTTGGACCGTAGTGTCTCTGTGGATCTTCTGTTACATGAGGCTACAAGTTACTGAGAAGAGGAAAGAGACCCTTGCTAGTATGTGCGACGAAAGGGCTAGGATGTTACAGGATCAATTTAATGTGAGTATGAATCATATTCAAGCCATGTCCATTATGATCTCAACCTTCCACCATGGCAAGAACCCATCTGCCATTGATCAG AGGACTTTTGCGAGGTACACGGAAAGAACTGCTTTTGAGAGGCCCATCACAAGTGGTGTGGCATATGCTGTACGGGTGCTCCACTCAGAAAGGGAACAATTCGAGAAGCAACAAGGCTGGACTATTAAGAGGATGGATACTCTCGAACAAAACCCCGTTCATGAGGATGATTATGCCCCAGAAGCCTTAGAGCCGTCCCCAGTTCGGGAAGAATATGCTCCTGTCATCTTTGCACAGGATACCATTTCTCACGTGGTTTCACTTGATGTGCTCTCGGGGAAg GAAGATCGTGAGAATGTGTTGCGTGCAAGAGCATCAGGAAAGGGGGTTCTAACTGCTCCTTTCAGACTAGTGAAAACAAACCGTCTGGGAGTGATATTGACATTTGCTGTCTACAAGACAGACCTCTCCTCAAATGTTACGCCAAAGGAGAGGATTCAAGCAACTGATGG GTATCTTGGTGGAGTATTTGATATTGAATCACTTGTGGAGAAGTTGCTTCAACAGCTTGCTAGTAAACAGACCATCCTCGTGAATGTGTATGACACTACCAATCACTCACATCCAATCAGCATGTATGGTTCAGACGTATCGGATGATGGTTTGCAGCATGTCAGCACCCTTAATTTTGGAGATCCCATCAGGAAGCATGAGATGCATTGCAG GTTCAAACAAAAACCCCCATGGCCTTGGCTTGCAATAACAACTTCTATTGGCATCCTCGTGATTGCTTTACTTGTTGGATATATATTCCATGCAACTGTGAATCGAATTGCCAAAGTAGAAGATGATTACCATCAGATGATGGAGCTCAAAAAACGAGCTGAGGCTGCTGATGTTGCCAAATCTCAG TTCCTCGCTACCGTCTCCCATGAGATCAGAACCCCAATGAATGGTGTTCTCG gaATGTTGGATATGCTTATGGACACAGTTCTAGATGTTACTCAACAAGATTACGTCGGAACTGCACAGGCCAGTGGAAAAGCTCTAGTCTCACTCATAAATGAGGTTTTAGACCAGGCAAAGATTCAATCTGGTAGGCTTGAGCTTGAGGCAGTGCGGTTTGATCCACGAGCAATTTTGGATGATGTTCTGTCGCTCTTTTCTGGAAAGTCTCAAGAAAAAGGAGTGGAG CTGGCAGTTTATATCTCAGATCAAGTTCCTGAAATGCTAATTGGTGATCCAGGAAGGTTTCGTCAAATCATTACCAATCTTATGGGTAACTCAATCAAG TTCACAGAGAAAGGACACATATTTGTCACTGTTCATCTCGTCGAGGAGGTGATTGGTTCAATAGATGTTGAGACAGAATCATCATCAAAGAACACATTGAGTGGATTCCCTGTTGCAGATAGGCGACGCAGCTGGGAAGGATTTAAGACTTTCAGTCGAGAGGGATCCACTTGTCCTCTCTCATTGTCCTCCTCTGACCTTATCAACCTAATTGTATCTGTGGAGGATACAGGAGTAGGGATCCCTCTGGAAGCACATTCTCGTGTTTTCACTCCTTTTATGCAGGTGGGTCCTTCTATCTCCCGAACGCATGGAGGCACGGGTATTGGCCTAAGCATAAGCAAGTGCTTAGTTGGCCTAATGAGTGGGGAAATTGGTTTTGTGAGCATACCAAAGACCGGCTCTACCTTTACATTTACTGCAGTCTTCACAAATGGCTGCTCCAATCCAAATGAGTATAAAAGCCAGCAAATCGACAAGAAATCCAATCCTGCATCCTCCGAACTTCAGGGCATGACGGCATTAGTTGTGGACCACAGACCTGTCCGGGCCAAGGTGTCAAGATATCATATCCAACGCCTTGGAGCTCGTGTTGAAGTAGTTTCTGATTTGAATCAAGTTTTGCCCAACGTAAGCGGCGGCAAAACAGTTACCAATATGATCCTTGTAGAACAGGAGATTTGGGATAGGGATTCAGGCATTTTAGCTCTTTTTACTAATAATTTAAAGAACTTTGATCGTGGAATTCCACCCAAGTTGTTCCTTCTCACTAATTCTATCGGTTCATCCAGAACAAATGCTACAACTTCAAGTGTTTACACACCTCTAATTATCATGAAGCCCCTGAGAACAAGCCAGCTTTCTGCCTCATTACAGCGAGCCATGGGTGTAGGGAACAAGGGGAATCCCCGTAATGGGGAGCTCCCTGGTCTGTCTCTCTGTAATCTTCTTCTTGGTAGAAAAATCCTTATTGTGGATGACAATAATGTGAATCTCAAAGTAGCTGCTGGTGCTTTGAAGAAGTATGGAGCTGATGTGGTCTGTGCAGACAGTGGGAAAAAGGCAATCTCATTGCTTAAACCACCTCACCAATTTGATGCCTGTTTCATGGATGTCCAGATGCCGGAAATGGATGG GTTTGAAGCTACCAGAAAAATTAGGTACATGGAACACAGTATCAATAATCGGATTCAACATGGGGAACTATCTGTGGAAGGTTATGCTAATATTTCAAATTGGCATGTTCCCATTTTGGCCATGACGGCAGATGTGATCCAGGCTACACATGAGGAATCCCTAAAATGTGGAATGGATGGGTATGTTTCAAAACCATTTGAAGCTCAACAACTTTATAGGGAGGTTTCTCGCTTTTTGTGA